GTAGTTCAGGTGGATAAGGTGGACATCAGCTTTTTTAAATTTATTCGATTAGAGAAACTCTATATTGAAGATTTACAACATGATACTTTGTTTTATATCGATAATCTGGATGCTGAAATAGAGTCTTTTGATTTCAAAGAGGACACTACGCTACTCCAATTTGGGCTGGTTCAAATTGATCAACCGGTATATAATCTTCAACAAACTATTGATAGTCAGCATACCAATTTGGCTTTTTTAATCGATGCTTTTTCATCTAATGACACGACCTCAAGTGGCATGAATATTCTGATAAATGCTTCGAACATTATCGTCACCAACGGACACTTTATCTGGGATAATGATAACTATGAGGTAATTCCATTTGGTGTGGATTGGAACCATATTGAATTGAATCAGATTAATTTGGATGTGACCAACTTTAAAATGGTCAATGATTCATTTAACGGACACTTTGATACCTTTTCCTGGTCAGAAAGGTCTGGATTCGTATTAGATCATTTTTATGGAGATGCGATTTTCAGTCCAACCACTACTCAGGTGGAAAACTTAAAGATTAAAACCCCGTACTCTGATTTAGCATTAGATCTCGAGTATACTTACGATTCCATAGCTTCATATGCCGAATTTATTGATCAGGTATATATGCAATACAAACTGGACACCTCTATCATCAACTTTAAAGACATCGCTTATTTTGCTCCTCCTTTGGAAGGCTTAGATTATGAAGTAACCGTATTTGGAAAAGAGCGTGGCCCGGTAAGTGATATGAAATTTCAGGATATTTTTCTGCAATATGGTGAAGCGACTACACTCTATGGGAGAATTTTCATTGTAGGATTACCGGATTTTGAGTCTACATCATTCACCTGCAAATTCAAACATCTTAGTAGTAATTACAATGATTTAACCTCGATAAAGGCCTATCCATTTAATGAAGGTAAACAATTGGAAATCCCACACTTTCTGAATAATGCAGGCACCATTGATTTTAAAGGGAATTTCACTGGATTCTATAATGATTTTGTAACCTATGGGACTTTTAAATCCGATAAAGAGATCATCAATACCGACTTACAACTGGCGCAAGAAGAATCCGGGACAGTAAGGTATAGTGGAGCCATTAAAACCACGAATTTTGATTTAGCGCGAATCATGAATAAACAAGATTTATTAGGCAAGGTCAGTATGGATATTCAGGTTAAAGGAGAAAACCTGGCCTTTGAAAAAATGGATCTGGAAGTGGAAGGAAAAGCATCTCGATTTGATTTTATGGGGTACACCTATAAGGATATCACATTTGATGGTACCATTATCGACCAAACCATTAAAGGGCTTTTGGACATTGTAGATACCAATGTGAATCTCTCATTTGATGGCAGCATTGCTTTGGGGGGTGAAGTTCCCCGATATGAATTCTCCTCAAAAATTGAACATCTTCGCCCAGGACAACTTCATTTAATGGATAAAGACAGTTCTTCAACGGTGAGTACCGAAGTGGTCTTTAACTTCCAGGGAGATTCCTTTGACAATGTATTGGGTCGAGCGGGATTACGAAATTTCCATTATGTTGAAAATGGAAAACCGGTAACGTTGGAAAAAGTAGATTTTCTGGCATTTACTACCGGTAAGGACAAAACACTAGCGCTTAGTTCCGATAACATGACCATGCAAATCACAGGACAATTTTACTTTAAGGAACTACTCAAATCTCTTAATTATGTGATCTATAAATGGCTCCCTTCTGTTTATAGTGAACCACAAATCAAACCTGAAACTGTAGAGAATTTCCATTTGGTTTTAAAAGCCAAAAAATTCAGTGGGTTCTCTGCTATATTCATTCCACAGGTTACATTCAAAAGTGATCTGAATATCGATTTCTCATTCAATTCTGAAGCAGAAGAGATTGAACTTTTAGCCAACTCTTCTCGAATGAATCTCATAGGTCAGGATGTTGCAGACCTGGATTTAAATGCAAAACTTACCACAGATACTTTTAACTTAAAAGCACGAATTGGTTCTGTATTGTTTACAGATAGTAACTACATCGAGAACTTTAATGTGAAGGCCGAAGCCATAGAAAACTTAATTCAATCCAACTTACATTGGGATAATTATCTGGATTCAAATAGAAATGCAGGTGATATCAATTTTGACCTACAATTTATTGATCCTGAAAACTTCCAAATAGGGTTTACAGATTCCTGGGTAACCATCAAGGATACACTTTGGGCGCTGCATGATTCCAGTGAAATCATCAAACGCCAAAAAGAATATGTATTTAATGATGTGATGTTGGCGCAAAGCTATCAAAGCTTTAGGCTTAATGGTTTTATTAGTGAAGACCCAGAAAAAGAATTAGAAATTGAAGTAGACAGTTTTAACCTGAAATTCCTCAACCCGTTATTCAATAAATACAACATTCATACTGAGGGTATTGTGGACGGCTCTACCATACTTAAAGATGTATATAATGATATTCGTCTCTACTCCAATTCTAATTTTAAAGACCTGACATTCAATCACCAAAAATTAGGTTCAGGTCATCTTAAATCAGAATGGGATGCTGAAAATGAAAAGTTCGATCTGGACTTAAACTTCGAAAATGATACTTTAAAAACCATTTCTTTGGACGGATCTTACTACCCTAAAAGAAAGGAAAACAAATTGGATGTTAAACTCTCATTAGATCATTTTCCAGCAAATGTTGTAGAACCGTTTTTTACCGAATTTATTGATCAGGTCTCCGGAACCGTTAATGGGACAGCCAGTTTAACAGGCACTTTTAATGAGCCTGTACTCCAGGGTAACTTCACGCTCAATGAAGTAAAAACCAGAGTGATTTATTTGAACGAAGTTCTTTACGTAAATGATCAGGATGTTTTTATTCGCCCTAACCTCATCGGTGCAGATGCGATATATATTACCGATGCCGCAGGAAAAAAAGCGCAGGTCAACTTCTCTCTATTTCACAATAATTTTGACGATATAAATTTTGATTTGGCCGTTACATCTGTCAGTCTTTTTAGAGCATTTAATACGACCAAAGTTGACAATGATTATTTCTACGGAACGATCTATCTAAATCCCGGCTCCACAATTGGCATTGATTCCGATTACGATGGAAACCTCAATTTATCGGCCAATGTTAAATCCGGTCCGGGCACACAGGTCTACATTCCGTTCTTTGAGGATGATGAAGTAGCGCAAAAGGATTATATCTATTTTAAAGATATCAATATTAAAACTGAAGTTATCCCTGAGGAAGATTTGCATAAAGAAGAAACCTTTGGATTAAATCTGGATATGTCCATGGAGCTAAACAAAAATGCGATGGTACAATTAATCTTTGATGAGTTTACTTCAGACAAGATTCAAGCGCGTGGGGATGGAACAATTAATCTAAAAATCAACGAGGATAACGATTTTAGCATTTATGGAAATTATGAAATTTCAGAAGGATTCTATCTCTTTACCTTCTCAAAGGTAATCAGCAAGCGATTTGTTATTAACTCAGGAAGTCGCCTTACATGGAATGGTGACCCCTATAAAGGACAAGCAGATATTACAGCATCATATAACGTAAGAACCGCATTATTTGAACTTGGAATTACAGCGGCTTACGATACAGCAGAGTTGAAAAAGCGTGTTCCTGTGGACGTCATGCTAAAAATGACGGGGAATTATATGAATCCGGATTTATCCTTTTCATTTAAACTTCCGCCAAAGTATGATGAAATTCAAACGCTTCTCAATAGCCTGGATGAAGGAGAGCGCAACAAGCAGGTTTTTGGATTACTGATTCTGAATAAGTTTATGCCCATCACCGGAAATGATGTGGCTGCAAGTTCTAATATGTTAGCGACCAATTCTACTGAAGTATTATCTAATCAGCTAAGTAACTGGCTTTCTAAAATTAGTAATGATTTTGATGTAGGGGTTCGATATAGTCCGGGAGATAATATTACCGCAGATGAAGTTGAAGTGGCACTTTCTACGCAGCTATTTAATGATCGGGTTTTGGTGGAAACCAACTTTGGAATCTCCGGAAATGTAAGCAGTAGTACTACCACCAAGACAAATAACTTCGTTGGTGAATTTACGGTTTCTTATAAAGTCAATCGCAAGGGGAATATTGTTGGAAAGGTATTCAATCGATCAAACGAACTCAATCCGGTATATCAAAATATTTCGCCATATACCCAGGGAATTGGTATTGCTTATACAGAACCTTTTAAAAGCTGGGACAATCTAGGTTGTATCTTATCTAATCACTTGAAAAAAGCTGAAAACAAAAGAGATTGCGAAGCAGAATACTACAAACAACAAGAAGAGGAGCGTGAAGAGAATCTGGCTATTATCAATAAAAAAGTAGCTAGAAGTCGTAAAAAACAGGAAAAACGCAAGCTGAAAAAAGCCAAGAAAGGGCAGACAAATTAAGACTTATCCAGACCAAATAAAAGTCCGGGTTTTCCTTCAAAATCAAACTTTCTTTCCAATTGGAATCCAAGCTTTTTTAGTACATGAACTGAAGCTTCGTTTCCTTCCTGTACCCTACCTATCAAACGGTCCAATTCTAAATCTGAGAAAGCATATGTAATGGCTCCTTGTGCAGATTCTGAAGCATATCCCCTCTTCCAATATTTTCTAAAAAAACGGAATCCTAAATCTACCTGATCCATATCAGAATGATATTTTAATCCACACCACCCTAAAAATACGCCATCCGATTTACGAATTACGGCCCAACGACCATATCCTTGCTTTTGGTATTCGGTATAGTTATTCAGGAAATCTTTGGCATCTGTAACTTGACTAAACGGTGTATCCCCGGTATATTTTAATACTTCAGGATCTTCATTCAAATCAAAAAATGCTTGCGCATCAGCTGAGGTTAAGTTTCTACAATACAATCTTTCCGTTTCGAAAACCATATTAATGAGGTAATTTATCACTGAAATAGCCATATAACCATGTACCTGCAACTGCTGACAAAATAATCACTATAACCATTAAAGCTCCATTACCAATCAATACGTAAAGTGGTCCCGGGCATGCACCTGTTAAAGCCCATCCCATTCCGAAAATAGATCCTCCCATTAAATATCTGCGCCATCCTTTATCTTTTGGACTAAACACAATTGGATTACCGCCAATGTCTTTAATACCCATTTTTTTTATGATCGTAGTACTAATGATGGACAATATTACAGCAGAACCTATAATACCGTACATATGAAAACTTTCAAAACGGAACATCTCATAAATTCTAAACCATGAAATGATCTCAGCTTTGGTAAACATGATCCCAAAAACGATTCCTAATCCTATATATTTTAAATACTGCATAAACTATAGACTTAAAATTACAGGTAATAAAAAATGAGTCATTACCAACCCTCCGATAAAAAAACCAATTACAGCAATCAAAGATGGTAACTGTAAATTAGCTAATCCGCTAATGGCATGACCGGAAGTACAACCTCCCGCCCAGCGCGTTCCAAAACCAATCATTAATCCGCCCAAAATCATGATAATAAAACCTTTTAGCGAAAATAAAAGGTCCCAGTTGAACAACTCTTTTGGATAAATTCCTTCCTCATAACTGGTCAAATTCATCTCCTGTAATGATGCTACAGTAGAATCAGCCAAAATCATCCCTTCACCATTTGACATATACTGCGAAGCAATAAACCCTCCTATGATAGTTCCTAAAATAAATGTCAAATTCCACACTTGTGATTTCCAGTCAAAATCAAAAAATGGAATCTTCTTCCCTGCCCCAGCAATAGCGCACACTGTTCTTAGAGATGATGATATCCCAAAGCTCTTCCCAAACATGGCCAACATGGTATAAACTAACGCAATAATGGGCCCGGCAACATACCATGGCCATGGATCTTTAATGAATTCCATACGTATACTTTTTTCTTGATTTGGATCTGAATGTCAATACCGGAAACTCCATTTGATTTACAATCTCCTTGGATGGACATCCTCTCATTACACTGATTAAACCTTTTCTCTGTTTTGAGCCGATAGTCATCAAATCTATTTTGTAAATCTTACAAAAATCAATCAAAGCTCTATCGATCTTCTTATCATTAATATGATGAAACTCTACATTTTTCAAATCATGCGCTTTGGCAAAAGCTTCCATTCCAAACATCGCCTCATCATGACTCATAAACTTACGAGGTGTGTTTACCCTGATCAAATGCAATTTGGAATTAAAAGCTTCCTGAATCTTTTTCACCATTCCAATTCTCACATCATATCGTCTGAAATTATTGGCGAACGCAATGTTATTAAAAGAATCAAAATAATCTTTAACCGTAAGTACCGGAACTTTAGAATTCAGTACGATGCGCTCTACAATTGGTCCATGCACCATTTTCTTTAAACCAGATGTAATGTCACTATGCATGATTACCATATCAATACGCTCCTCCTCAATCACTTTCAGAATCGACTCGATCATTAAACCTGATCTTACCAAAGGCTCTACCGAACATTCATGTTGTTTCGCCCAGTCCTGTACCTTTATGGCGCCCTCTGCAACTTCTTTGCGATAGACGGAAGCATCAAACTCCTCATGATCTGTAAGTTCACCATTTTCATCAAACACCGCATCTACGGGCGCATTTACCACTTTAAGAGCTACGATTTCCACATCAAATTTCTGAGCCAACAACTTTGCAGGTTTTAATGCAATGGCTGCTAAATCTGAACAATCTGTTGGAACTAGAACTCTCATTTTTATCCGTTAAAATACGACTTCGATACGTTTTGAAAACGGGCGCAAATTATAACAAATAGTCCTATAATCAGACTATGCACATTTTAATTTATACACGAACCACGTGGATATTTACAACTCTATGAGAATCTATTTGCCAGAATTAAAATCTAAAATCCCCTGAAGTAAATCATTCGCAAAATGGAGTTCTGTAACTTGTTCAAATACCAAACTCAACTTTCCGGACTTTTCTTTTAATTGAGCTTTTTGCGGATAGCGCTGAACGAAATCCAAAACTCTATGGAAATAAGGGCTTTCATAGTAACTGGACTGTTGGTTACTGACAAAATACCCAATCAATTTGTTGCTCTTCAACACCAATTTCTCAAAGCCGATATCTTTAGCTTTCCACTTTAACTTCACGGATTCGATCAATAATCGGGTTTCATCAGGTAATGGTCCGAATCTATCAATTAATTGTTTCGCAAAAACTTCTAAATCCTGTTCCGTCTTAGAATCAGCAAGTACTTTGTACAACTTTAAGCGTTCAGCAACGTTTTGAACGTATCGATCCGGAATCAGTATTTCCAAATCACTTTCTAAAGCAGTATCTCTGACATATTCTTTTTCTTCAGAAGCGTACATTTCCTTGAATTCGTTTTCTTTTAACTCCTCAATAGCTTCATCCAAGATTTTCTGATACATTTCAAAACCGATTTCACTTATAAAACCGGTCTGCTCTCCACCTAAAAGATCTCCTGCACCACGAATATCCAAATCACGCATCGCAATATTGATTCCGCTTCCCAAATCTGAAAACTGACTAATCGCCTCTAGCCTTTTACGACCTTCAGTGGTCAATGCCGACATCGGTGGCGCAATAAGATAACAAAATGCTTTACGATTGGAGCGTCCAACCCTTCCACGCATTTGATGCAGGTCACTTAATCCAAAATGATGTGCATTATTAATCAAAATGGTATTGGCATTTGGGATATCTAACCCAGACTCAATAATAGTAGTCGCCACCAGCACATCATATTCTCCATTCACAAAAGCCATCATACGCTTTTCCAGTTCCTTTCCATCCAACTGTCCATGTCCGGTAACCACACGTGTTCCGGGTACCACTCTTCTCACCAGATTTGCGATTTCCTCTAGATTGGCCACACGATTATTAACGATAAAAACCTGTCCATCCCTGGCAATTTCATAGCTAATCGCATCCTTAAATATTTGTTCGTTGAAGGTGTGCACTTCCGTTTCTACTGGTTGCCTATTCGGTGGTGGTGTACTGATCACAGATAAGTCCCTGGCCCCCATCATAGAGAATTGTAATGTCCTCGGAATGGGTGTAGCCGTTAGTGTTAAGGTATCTACATTGGCCTTCAATGTCTTCAATTTATCTTTTACTGCAACACCAAACTTTTGTTCCTCATCAATAATCAATAAACCCAGGTCTTTAAACTCAACATCTTTACCTACAATTCGATGGGTACCAATCAAAATATCGACCTTACCGTCTTTTAGCTTTCTTAAAACCTCTTTGGTTTGTCCGGCTGTTCTGAATCTATTCACATATTCAACCGTTACCGGAAAGTCTTTCAATCTATTGGAAAAACTTTTATGATGTTGCATGGCCAAGATCGTTGTCGGCACTAAAACAGCGACTTGCTTTCCATTTACCGCAGCTTTAAATGCTGCACGAATGGCTACCTCAGTTTTTCCAAAACCAACATCTCCACACACCAATCGATCCATTGGGGTTTCTGATTCCATATCTGTTTTTACATCCAATGTAGATTTCTCCTGATCCGGTGTATCTTCATAAATAAAAGACGCTTCCAACTCATGTTGCAAATACGAATCCGGAGCATACTGAAAACCTTTTACCGATTTTCTTTGTGCATACAATTTGATCAAATCATATGCGATCTTCTTAATCCTGCTTTTGGTCTTACTCTTGGTATTCTTCCATGCTGGTGAACCAATTTTATGAACTTTTGGTTCAGTTCCATCTTTACCTGTGTAACGCGCAATTCTGTGTAGCGAGTGAATACTAACATACAACACATCATTATCACGATAAATCAACTTAATGGCTTCTTGTTTTTTGCCATTGTTGTCCACCTTTACCAGTCCGGCAAACTTTCCAATTCCATGATCCACATGAGTCACATAATCTCCGGTTTCCAGTTTTGCCAAATCCTGGAGTGTAATATCCTGCTGGCTCTTCTTAAATCCTTCTTTAAGATGGAATCTGTGAAAGCGTTCAAAAATCTGGTGATCCGTATAACAGGCTATCTTAAGACTTTGATCCACAAACCCCTGATGCAAATCCAACAGAATCGGGGAGAATGTATGCTGACGCTCCAGATCTTCAAAAATGTTATGTAATCGATCGATTTGTTTTGCTGAAGAAGAAGCGATCACGTTCTGAATACCTGCTTTAGTATTCTCTTCAAACTGCTCGCTTAATAACTCAAAGTTCTTATTGAATACAGGTTGAGGCGCCTGTTTTACCTGTACTGCTGTAGCTTGGGTATAAAAGTTATTCAATCCATACTCTACGACCTTCTTTTGCGCACATATTTCGGCAACTTTTTTACCCCAAATGTAAAGTTCCTCAGGCGGCAACATCACCGTTTCCTTGTTCTCCGTTTTAGGATATAATTCTACCGCCAGATTAAACTCTTTCTCTACTTTATCAATCGCAAATTGTACATCCTTAAACCAAATGGTTGTTGATGGTGTAAAAAACTCCAATACATTAATTCGGTTTTCTACCAACATCTGGTCACGTACATCAGGAACAATACTTATTTTCTGGTAATTATGATCGGATAACTGTGTAGCAGGATCAAATGTTCGAATAGAATCTACTTCATCTCCAAAAAACTCCACACGATATGGCAAATCGTGGTTATAAGAGAAGATATCGACAATCCCCCCACGAATCGCATACTCACCTGGTTTTGAAACAAAGTCTTCTCTTTCAAATCGGTATTCATCTAACAATTCATTGATAAAATCTAACGAAATCTCATCACCAATTTGGATATCCAGCGTTTTACTTTTTAACTCTTTTCGCGTAACTACACGCTCAGACAACGCTTCCGGATAAGTGATCACCACAACTTCTTTACGGTGACTTACCGCATCCAAAGTTTCCGTGCGCTGTAATACATCCACATCGTTCACTTTATCTTCTCGATAAGGTGTTCTGGACGATGCAGGTAAAAAATGTAGTTTATTTTCTGGCAATAACGCTAAAAAATCATTATGCAGATATGCGGCTTCCTCCCTATCGTTAGCCACAATCAAATGGCTTCCACGTAAATGGGAAATCACTCCGTTTATAAGCAATGAAGCTCCTGAACCTACCAATCCATTGATCTTGAATTGACCTGAATCTGCGTCTCTCAGATACATCATCAATTCCATCGCTATCGGATGATCGGCAAATGCTTCTTTTATTGATTCTTTAGTCATAGTTATTGATCTCAAAAAAATAAGGGTCTCTAAAATCTACATCTAGAAACCCTTGAATTATCATGTTGAAGTGGATTTTACTCAACCTCCAAAACGTCTTCTTTTAAAAACTCCATCACCTCATCTACCATATCCGCTGATCCGGTAAAATACGGTACACGTTGGTGCAAACCATTTGGCTCCATGTCCATAATTCGATTCATACCATCAGTCGCTTTTCCTCCTGCTTGCTCCGCAATCATTGCAAACGGATTACACTCATACAACAATCTCAACTTTCCATTAGGAGCAGTATCTGTTGCAGGGTACATAAAGATTCCTCCTTTTAGCATATTTCTATGGAAATCTGCCACTAAAGATCCAATGTAACGCGCACTATAAGGTCGGTTGGTTTCTTTGTTTAACTCCTTGCAGTAGGCGATATATTTTTTCATTCCATCAGAAAAGTGCGGGTAGTTCCCTTCATTAATCGAATAGATTTTTCCTTTTTTAGGAATCTGCATGTTCGGATGCGATAAATAGAACGTTCCTAACGATGGATCCATGGTAAAACCATTTACCCCTTTACCCGTAGTATATACCAACATGGTTGAACTTCCGTAAATCACATATCCGGCAGCCACTTGTTGATCTCCTTTTTGTAAGAAATCACGCATTTCCAATGGCGAACCTACCGGAGAAACTCTTCTGTAAATGGAGAAGATTGTTCCAATACTCACATTCACATCAATATTTGAAGATCCATCTAACGGATCAATCATTACTACATAATTTCCATCCTGTGCAATATGACTATCAAACTGAACAAAATCTTCTTGCTCTTCAGATGCCATTCCACATACTTGTCCCTGAGACTCTAATGCATGCATAAAAATCTCATCGGCATACACATCCAACTTTTGTTGTTGTTCTCCCTGCACATTCTCAGCTCCGTAAGCACCCGTAATATCAGCAATTCCGGCTTTATTCACTTCCCTGTTCACCACTTTCGCTGCCAATACAATGGCGCTCAATAAGC
This genomic interval from bacterium SCSIO 12643 contains the following:
- a CDS encoding translocation/assembly module TamB domain-containing protein, which produces MWTSFGQTLIAKQAASYLEKKLNTVVQVDKVDISFFKFIRLEKLYIEDLQHDTLFYIDNLDAEIESFDFKEDTTLLQFGLVQIDQPVYNLQQTIDSQHTNLAFLIDAFSSNDTTSSGMNILINASNIIVTNGHFIWDNDNYEVIPFGVDWNHIELNQINLDVTNFKMVNDSFNGHFDTFSWSERSGFVLDHFYGDAIFSPTTTQVENLKIKTPYSDLALDLEYTYDSIASYAEFIDQVYMQYKLDTSIINFKDIAYFAPPLEGLDYEVTVFGKERGPVSDMKFQDIFLQYGEATTLYGRIFIVGLPDFESTSFTCKFKHLSSNYNDLTSIKAYPFNEGKQLEIPHFLNNAGTIDFKGNFTGFYNDFVTYGTFKSDKEIINTDLQLAQEESGTVRYSGAIKTTNFDLARIMNKQDLLGKVSMDIQVKGENLAFEKMDLEVEGKASRFDFMGYTYKDITFDGTIIDQTIKGLLDIVDTNVNLSFDGSIALGGEVPRYEFSSKIEHLRPGQLHLMDKDSSSTVSTEVVFNFQGDSFDNVLGRAGLRNFHYVENGKPVTLEKVDFLAFTTGKDKTLALSSDNMTMQITGQFYFKELLKSLNYVIYKWLPSVYSEPQIKPETVENFHLVLKAKKFSGFSAIFIPQVTFKSDLNIDFSFNSEAEEIELLANSSRMNLIGQDVADLDLNAKLTTDTFNLKARIGSVLFTDSNYIENFNVKAEAIENLIQSNLHWDNYLDSNRNAGDINFDLQFIDPENFQIGFTDSWVTIKDTLWALHDSSEIIKRQKEYVFNDVMLAQSYQSFRLNGFISEDPEKELEIEVDSFNLKFLNPLFNKYNIHTEGIVDGSTILKDVYNDIRLYSNSNFKDLTFNHQKLGSGHLKSEWDAENEKFDLDLNFENDTLKTISLDGSYYPKRKENKLDVKLSLDHFPANVVEPFFTEFIDQVSGTVNGTASLTGTFNEPVLQGNFTLNEVKTRVIYLNEVLYVNDQDVFIRPNLIGADAIYITDAAGKKAQVNFSLFHNNFDDINFDLAVTSVSLFRAFNTTKVDNDYFYGTIYLNPGSTIGIDSDYDGNLNLSANVKSGPGTQVYIPFFEDDEVAQKDYIYFKDINIKTEVIPEEDLHKEETFGLNLDMSMELNKNAMVQLIFDEFTSDKIQARGDGTINLKINEDNDFSIYGNYEISEGFYLFTFSKVISKRFVINSGSRLTWNGDPYKGQADITASYNVRTALFELGITAAYDTAELKKRVPVDVMLKMTGNYMNPDLSFSFKLPPKYDEIQTLLNSLDEGERNKQVFGLLILNKFMPITGNDVAASSNMLATNSTEVLSNQLSNWLSKISNDFDVGVRYSPGDNITADEVEVALSTQLFNDRVLVETNFGISGNVSSSTTTKTNNFVGEFTVSYKVNRKGNIVGKVFNRSNELNPVYQNISPYTQGIGIAYTEPFKSWDNLGCILSNHLKKAENKRDCEAEYYKQQEEEREENLAIINKKVARSRKKQEKRKLKKAKKGQTN
- a CDS encoding GNAT family N-acetyltransferase, which gives rise to MNMVFETERLYCRNLTSADAQAFFDLNEDPEVLKYTGDTPFSQVTDAKDFLNNYTEYQKQGYGRWAVIRKSDGVFLGWCGLKYHSDMDQVDLGFRFFRKYWKRGYASESAQGAITYAFSDLELDRLIGRVQEGNEASVHVLKKLGFQLERKFDFEGKPGLLFGLDKS
- a CDS encoding YeeE/YedE family protein → MQYLKYIGLGIVFGIMFTKAEIISWFRIYEMFRFESFHMYGIIGSAVILSIISTTIIKKMGIKDIGGNPIVFSPKDKGWRRYLMGGSIFGMGWALTGACPGPLYVLIGNGALMVIVIILSAVAGTWLYGYFSDKLPH
- a CDS encoding YeeE/YedE family protein; the protein is MEFIKDPWPWYVAGPIIALVYTMLAMFGKSFGISSSLRTVCAIAGAGKKIPFFDFDWKSQVWNLTFILGTIIGGFIASQYMSNGEGMILADSTVASLQEMNLTSYEEGIYPKELFNWDLLFSLKGFIIMILGGLMIGFGTRWAGGCTSGHAISGLANLQLPSLIAVIGFFIGGLVMTHFLLPVILSL
- the fbp gene encoding class 1 fructose-bisphosphatase; translated protein: MKLVTLEDYIIKKQSDFPYATGELTGLLSAIVLAAKVVNREVNKAGIADITGAYGAENVQGEQQQKLDVYADEIFMHALESQGQVCGMASEEQEDFVQFDSHIAQDGNYVVMIDPLDGSSNIDVNVSIGTIFSIYRRVSPVGSPLEMRDFLQKGDQQVAAGYVIYGSSTMLVYTTGKGVNGFTMDPSLGTFYLSHPNMQIPKKGKIYSINEGNYPHFSDGMKKYIAYCKELNKETNRPYSARYIGSLVADFHRNMLKGGIFMYPATDTAPNGKLRLLYECNPFAMIAEQAGGKATDGMNRIMDMEPNGLHQRVPYFTGSADMVDEVMEFLKEDVLEVE
- the mfd gene encoding transcription-repair coupling factor translates to MTKESIKEAFADHPIAMELMMYLRDADSGQFKINGLVGSGASLLINGVISHLRGSHLIVANDREEAAYLHNDFLALLPENKLHFLPASSRTPYREDKVNDVDVLQRTETLDAVSHRKEVVVITYPEALSERVVTRKELKSKTLDIQIGDEISLDFINELLDEYRFEREDFVSKPGEYAIRGGIVDIFSYNHDLPYRVEFFGDEVDSIRTFDPATQLSDHNYQKISIVPDVRDQMLVENRINVLEFFTPSTTIWFKDVQFAIDKVEKEFNLAVELYPKTENKETVMLPPEELYIWGKKVAEICAQKKVVEYGLNNFYTQATAVQVKQAPQPVFNKNFELLSEQFEENTKAGIQNVIASSSAKQIDRLHNIFEDLERQHTFSPILLDLHQGFVDQSLKIACYTDHQIFERFHRFHLKEGFKKSQQDITLQDLAKLETGDYVTHVDHGIGKFAGLVKVDNNGKKQEAIKLIYRDNDVLYVSIHSLHRIARYTGKDGTEPKVHKIGSPAWKNTKSKTKSRIKKIAYDLIKLYAQRKSVKGFQYAPDSYLQHELEASFIYEDTPDQEKSTLDVKTDMESETPMDRLVCGDVGFGKTEVAIRAAFKAAVNGKQVAVLVPTTILAMQHHKSFSNRLKDFPVTVEYVNRFRTAGQTKEVLRKLKDGKVDILIGTHRIVGKDVEFKDLGLLIIDEEQKFGVAVKDKLKTLKANVDTLTLTATPIPRTLQFSMMGARDLSVISTPPPNRQPVETEVHTFNEQIFKDAISYEIARDGQVFIVNNRVANLEEIANLVRRVVPGTRVVTGHGQLDGKELEKRMMAFVNGEYDVLVATTIIESGLDIPNANTILINNAHHFGLSDLHQMRGRVGRSNRKAFCYLIAPPMSALTTEGRKRLEAISQFSDLGSGINIAMRDLDIRGAGDLLGGEQTGFISEIGFEMYQKILDEAIEELKENEFKEMYASEEKEYVRDTALESDLEILIPDRYVQNVAERLKLYKVLADSKTEQDLEVFAKQLIDRFGPLPDETRLLIESVKLKWKAKDIGFEKLVLKSNKLIGYFVSNQQSSYYESPYFHRVLDFVQRYPQKAQLKEKSGKLSLVFEQVTELHFANDLLQGILDFNSGK
- a CDS encoding universal stress protein; this encodes MRVLVPTDCSDLAAIALKPAKLLAQKFDVEIVALKVVNAPVDAVFDENGELTDHEEFDASVYRKEVAEGAIKVQDWAKQHECSVEPLVRSGLMIESILKVIEEERIDMVIMHSDITSGLKKMVHGPIVERIVLNSKVPVLTVKDYFDSFNNIAFANNFRRYDVRIGMVKKIQEAFNSKLHLIRVNTPRKFMSHDEAMFGMEAFAKAHDLKNVEFHHINDKKIDRALIDFCKIYKIDLMTIGSKQRKGLISVMRGCPSKEIVNQMEFPVLTFRSKSRKKYTYGIH